The following coding sequences lie in one Pseudomonas svalbardensis genomic window:
- the yiaY gene encoding L-threonine dehydrogenase, producing MSSTFFIPSVNMMGIGSLGEAMLAIRKYGFRKALIVTDAGLAKAGVAAKVASLLAQQDINSTLFDGAKPNPTVSNVEKGLELLGRSDCDFIISLGGGSPHDCAKGIALCAANGGHISDYEGVDQSAKPQMPLIAINTTAGTASEMTRFCIITDEVRHVKMAIVDRNVTPLLSVNDPSLMAGMPKGLTAATGMDALTHAIEAYVSTAATPITDACALKAVELISANLRTAVAQGDDMTARENMAYAQFLAGMAFNNASLGYVHAMAHQLGGFYDLPHGVCNAILLPHVASFNASVCPARFKDIANAMGVDTQHLDAEKGAAAAITAIRKLSSDVGIPSGLAELGAKADDIPILATNAMKDACGFTNPRPANQDEIEQIFHTAM from the coding sequence ATGAGCAGCACCTTCTTCATTCCATCCGTGAACATGATGGGCATTGGCAGTCTCGGCGAAGCAATGCTCGCAATCCGCAAATATGGTTTCCGTAAAGCCTTGATCGTCACTGATGCAGGCCTGGCCAAAGCCGGCGTGGCCGCCAAGGTAGCCAGTCTTCTGGCCCAGCAGGACATCAACTCCACCCTGTTTGATGGCGCCAAACCGAATCCGACGGTCAGCAATGTCGAGAAAGGTCTTGAGCTGCTCGGTCGCAGCGACTGTGATTTCATTATTTCCCTGGGCGGCGGTTCACCCCATGACTGCGCCAAGGGCATTGCCCTGTGCGCCGCCAACGGCGGGCACATCAGTGATTACGAAGGCGTGGATCAATCCGCCAAGCCACAGATGCCGTTGATCGCGATCAATACCACCGCCGGAACGGCGAGTGAAATGACCCGTTTCTGCATCATTACCGACGAAGTCCGGCACGTGAAAATGGCCATCGTCGACCGTAACGTCACCCCACTGTTGTCGGTCAACGATCCTTCGCTGATGGCAGGCATGCCCAAAGGCCTGACCGCCGCCACCGGCATGGACGCGCTGACCCACGCTATCGAAGCCTACGTGTCGACTGCGGCAACGCCGATCACCGATGCCTGTGCACTCAAGGCCGTGGAATTGATCTCGGCCAACCTGCGCACTGCCGTTGCCCAGGGTGACGACATGACCGCCCGGGAAAACATGGCCTACGCGCAATTTCTTGCCGGCATGGCGTTCAACAATGCATCGCTGGGCTATGTCCACGCCATGGCGCACCAACTGGGTGGGTTCTACGACCTGCCCCACGGCGTCTGTAATGCGATCCTGCTGCCCCATGTCGCCAGCTTCAACGCCAGCGTATGCCCGGCCCGGTTTAAAGACATTGCCAACGCAATGGGTGTCGACACTCAGCATCTGGATGCGGAAAAAGGCGCCGCCGCGGCCATCACCGCCATCCGTAAACTGTCTTCGGATGTCGGTATTCCGAGCGGTCTCGCCGAACTGGGCGCCAAGGCTGACGATATCCCGATCCTGGCAACCAATGCCATGAAGGATGCCTGCGGCTTTACCAATCCGCGTCCTGCCAATCAGGACGAGATCGAGCAGATTTTCCATACCGCGATGTAA
- a CDS encoding tRNA (adenine(22)-N(1))-methyltransferase, protein MNEQTLSQRLERVAAHVPADARLADIGSDHGYLPVALMRRGAIVAAMAGEVALTPFRSAERTVRENGLDQRITVRLANGLAAIEPGDGITAISICGMGGETIRDILDSGKARLSGQERLILQPNGGEQPLRQWLMENGYRILCEELLQENRFDYEIIVAERAGPVMYTAEELYFGPLQMQARSPAFLIKWQRMLREKQKTLTHFARARQAVPEEKVQDIARQARWITELLA, encoded by the coding sequence TTGAACGAACAGACATTGTCCCAGCGCCTGGAGCGCGTGGCGGCGCATGTGCCAGCAGATGCGCGCCTGGCTGACATCGGCTCGGATCACGGCTACCTGCCGGTGGCGTTGATGCGCCGTGGCGCGATCGTGGCGGCGATGGCCGGCGAGGTGGCATTGACGCCGTTCCGCTCGGCCGAACGCACCGTGCGCGAAAACGGCCTGGACCAGCGGATCACCGTGCGCCTGGCCAATGGTCTGGCGGCGATCGAGCCGGGAGACGGGATCACGGCGATCAGCATCTGCGGCATGGGCGGCGAGACGATCCGCGACATCCTCGACAGCGGCAAGGCACGTCTGAGCGGCCAGGAGCGCCTGATTCTGCAGCCCAACGGCGGCGAGCAGCCACTGCGCCAATGGCTGATGGAAAATGGCTACCGCATCCTCTGCGAGGAACTGCTGCAGGAAAATCGCTTCGACTACGAAATCATCGTCGCCGAGCGCGCGGGGCCGGTGATGTACACCGCCGAGGAGCTTTACTTCGGCCCGCTGCAGATGCAGGCACGCAGCCCGGCGTTCCTGATCAAGTGGCAGCGCATGCTGCGCGAGAAGCAGAAGACCCTGACCCACTTCGCCCGTGCGCGGCAGGCCGTGCCCGAGGAGAAGGTGCAAGACATCGCCCGGCAGGCCCGGTGGATCACCGAGCTGCTGGCTTGA